A DNA window from Enterobacter asburiae contains the following coding sequences:
- a CDS encoding zinc ribbon-containing protein codes for MNKVAQFYRELVATLTERLRNGERDIDALVEQARARVTQTGELTRTEVEEVTRAVRRDLEEFARSYQESQEEVTDSVFMRVIKESLWQELADITDKTQLEWREVFQDLNHHGVYHSGEVVGLGNLVCENCHHHIAVYTPDVLPLCPKCGHDQFQRRPFEP; via the coding sequence ATGAACAAGGTTGCTCAATTTTACCGCGAACTGGTGGCGACACTGACGGAACGGCTGCGTAACGGCGAGCGAGATATCGACGCGCTGGTGGAGCAAGCGCGTGCCCGCGTGACGCAAACGGGTGAGTTAACGCGAACCGAAGTGGAAGAGGTGACGCGCGCCGTGCGTCGCGATCTGGAAGAGTTCGCGCGCAGCTACCAGGAGAGCCAGGAGGAGGTCACGGACAGCGTTTTTATGCGGGTGATTAAAGAGAGCCTGTGGCAAGAGCTGGCCGACATCACGGATAAAACGCAGCTGGAGTGGCGCGAGGTCTTTCAGGATTTGAACCATCACGGCGTGTATCACAGTGGTGAGGTGGTCGGCTTGGGAAATCTGGTGTGTGAGAATTGCCACCATCATATTGCGGTATATACGCCGGATGTCCTGCCGCTGTGTCCGAAATGCGGCCACGATCAGTTCCAGCGTCGGCCGTTTGAGCCCTAA